The Equus przewalskii isolate Varuska chromosome 8, EquPr2, whole genome shotgun sequence genome has a window encoding:
- the EXOSC4 gene encoding exosome complex component RRP41 isoform X1 translates to MAGLELLSDQGYRVDGRRAGELRKIQARMGVFAQADGSAYIEQGNTKALAVVYGPHEIRGSRARALPDRALVNCQYSSATFSTGERKRRPHGDRKSCEMGLQLRQTFEAAILTQLHPRSQIDIYVQVLQADGGTYAACVNAATLAVMDAGIPMRDFVCACSAGFVDGTALADLSHVEEAAGGPQLALALLPASGQIALLEMDARLHEDHLEQVLEAAARAARDVHTLLDRVVRQHVHEASILLGD, encoded by the exons ATGGCGGGGCTGGAGCTCCTGTCGGACCAAGGCTACCGCGTGGACGGGCGGCGCGCCGGGGAGCTGCGCAAGATCCAGGCGCGAATGGGCGTGTTCGCGCAGGCCGACGGCTCGGCCTACATCGAGCAGGGCAACACCAAGGCGCTAGCAGTGGTCTACGGGCCGCACGAG ATCCGGGGCTCACGGGCACGAGCCCTGCCAGACAGGGCACTGGTGAACTGTCAGTACAGTTCTGCCACCTTCAGCACAGGTGAGCGCAAGCGGCGGCCACATGGGGACCGGAAGTCCTGCGAGATGGGCCTACAGCTGCGTCAGACCTTCGAGGCAGCCATCCTTACACAGCTGCATCCACGCTCCCAGATTGATATTTACGTGCAG GTGCTGCAGGCAGATGGTGGGACCTACGCGGCTTGTGTGAATGCAGCCACGCTGGCAGTTATGGACGCTGGGATCCCCATGCGGGACTTTGTGTGTGCCTGCTCAGCTGGCTTTGTGGACGGCACAGCCCTGGCAGACCTCAGCCACGTGGAGGAAGCAGCTGGTGGCCCCcagctggccctggccctgctgccGGCCTCAGGCCAGATTGCACTGCTTGAGATGGACGCCAGGCTGCATGAGGACCACCTGGAGCAGGTGTTAGAGGCTGCTGCCCGGGCCGCCCGTGATGTGCACACCCTGCTGGACCGTGTGGTCCGGCAGCATGTACATGAGGCCTCCATCTTGCTGGGGGACTGA
- the EXOSC4 gene encoding exosome complex component RRP41 isoform X2 has product MTPPQTHLIYVIRGSRARALPDRALVNCQYSSATFSTGERKRRPHGDRKSCEMGLQLRQTFEAAILTQLHPRSQIDIYVQVLQADGGTYAACVNAATLAVMDAGIPMRDFVCACSAGFVDGTALADLSHVEEAAGGPQLALALLPASGQIALLEMDARLHEDHLEQVLEAAARAARDVHTLLDRVVRQHVHEASILLGD; this is encoded by the exons ATGACGCCTCCCCAGACCCACCTTATCTACGTG ATCCGGGGCTCACGGGCACGAGCCCTGCCAGACAGGGCACTGGTGAACTGTCAGTACAGTTCTGCCACCTTCAGCACAGGTGAGCGCAAGCGGCGGCCACATGGGGACCGGAAGTCCTGCGAGATGGGCCTACAGCTGCGTCAGACCTTCGAGGCAGCCATCCTTACACAGCTGCATCCACGCTCCCAGATTGATATTTACGTGCAG GTGCTGCAGGCAGATGGTGGGACCTACGCGGCTTGTGTGAATGCAGCCACGCTGGCAGTTATGGACGCTGGGATCCCCATGCGGGACTTTGTGTGTGCCTGCTCAGCTGGCTTTGTGGACGGCACAGCCCTGGCAGACCTCAGCCACGTGGAGGAAGCAGCTGGTGGCCCCcagctggccctggccctgctgccGGCCTCAGGCCAGATTGCACTGCTTGAGATGGACGCCAGGCTGCATGAGGACCACCTGGAGCAGGTGTTAGAGGCTGCTGCCCGGGCCGCCCGTGATGTGCACACCCTGCTGGACCGTGTGGTCCGGCAGCATGTACATGAGGCCTCCATCTTGCTGGGGGACTGA